Proteins encoded together in one Desulfosporosinus meridiei DSM 13257 window:
- a CDS encoding type II toxin-antitoxin system HicB family antitoxin, with protein sequence MKNCTLIASPLNEEGLWIAEILEVKGCITQGKDLFEVIQRAEELRDAIETIDGLQFNEEESSENKVEPEKTDEDVIGYFVSHKNKANGSICSSISEVLGIIQEFDSVDDRGTKAFRRHLGIMLTHLSLQTPTLSIGHWTIQCKSMKKQLANAPKWDGWKDKWNGGEESA encoded by the coding sequence ATGAAGAATTGCACTTTAATTGCAAGCCCACTTAATGAAGAAGGACTATGGATAGCAGAAATACTTGAAGTAAAAGGGTGCATAACCCAAGGAAAAGATCTTTTTGAGGTAATACAAAGAGCCGAAGAACTGAGAGACGCCATTGAGACAATTGACGGACTTCAATTCAACGAAGAGGAGTCCAGCGAAAATAAGGTGGAGCCAGAAAAGACCGATGAGGATGTTATCGGATATTTTGTATCTCATAAAAACAAAGCTAACGGTTCTATTTGTTCAAGTATTAGTGAAGTCTTAGGAATTATTCAGGAGTTTGATTCTGTTGACGATAGAGGCACCAAGGCCTTTAGGAGACATTTAGGAATTATGCTAACACATTTATCTCTCCAAACTCCAACCCTTAGCATTGGCCACTGGACTATACAATGCAAATCCATGAAAAAGCAGCTGGCAAATGCCCCCAAGTGGGACGGTTGGAAAGATAAGTGGAATGGAGGCGAGGAATCCGCCTAA
- a CDS encoding molecular chaperone DnaJ, giving the protein MFELIKGRLWQVLGLLMLIFVAVAIPATPVQAQENCLQCHGDQKTKIERSEHSFLSCTSCHTGITGYPHSQGAALNKKESVATCTSCHKGQVTDSYARSFHGKAVHLGSEKSASCADCHGFHDILGPNSSGSKVAKQNIPDTCASCHGKASPGFAEGEDHYELKPGGPGAPMYYTGKFFIWLTLIIITALVIHIELQLFHNLRTILRERKEVANRGQ; this is encoded by the coding sequence ATGTTTGAATTAATCAAGGGACGGTTATGGCAAGTGTTGGGTCTCCTAATGCTAATATTTGTAGCTGTAGCTATCCCGGCAACTCCGGTTCAAGCTCAAGAAAATTGTCTTCAATGCCATGGGGATCAAAAAACTAAGATTGAAAGATCGGAACACAGCTTTTTAAGTTGTACCAGCTGTCACACAGGAATTACTGGGTATCCCCACTCTCAAGGAGCCGCATTAAATAAAAAAGAAAGTGTAGCCACCTGCACAAGCTGTCATAAAGGTCAGGTAACGGATAGTTATGCCAGAAGTTTTCATGGTAAAGCTGTTCATCTGGGAAGTGAAAAGTCTGCCAGTTGTGCCGATTGCCATGGCTTCCACGATATTCTCGGTCCAAATAGTTCAGGCTCTAAAGTAGCTAAACAAAACATTCCAGATACTTGTGCCAGTTGTCATGGGAAGGCATCACCTGGATTTGCAGAAGGAGAGGATCACTACGAGCTTAAGCCTGGCGGACCAGGAGCTCCAATGTACTATACAGGTAAGTTTTTTATCTGGCTTACCCTGATCATTATTACAGCCTTAGTTATCCATATTGAACTTCAGCTATTTCATAACCTGCGTACAATTCTTCGGGAACGGAAAGAGGTGGCGAATCGTGGACAATAA
- a CDS encoding formate dehydrogenase subunit gamma gives MDNKDVFQRFDLHQRIQHIGMFSSFFVLTITGLPIKFEQNSVSVWIVALFGGFDNLFTVHLAGGAVMLLAFIYHLIYLVLYPLLTKKTSWAILPKGKDFVDVVQDVQYLTGLRKDPPKFDRYTYKEKFDYWAVFWGMAIMGGSGLMMWFPEIFTQYIPRWVIDSARYAHTDEAILAISAIFIWHFFNSHFSPRFFPMNHVWYKGTMSREEMEEDHPLELERLESGK, from the coding sequence GTGGACAATAAGGATGTGTTTCAACGTTTTGATCTTCACCAACGTATCCAGCATATCGGAATGTTTAGTAGTTTTTTTGTGTTAACAATTACCGGATTACCCATTAAGTTTGAGCAAAATAGTGTCTCTGTTTGGATTGTAGCGTTGTTTGGCGGCTTCGATAATCTCTTTACCGTACATCTTGCAGGTGGAGCAGTTATGCTGTTAGCTTTTATCTATCATTTAATCTACTTAGTCCTATATCCCTTGTTGACTAAAAAGACATCCTGGGCAATATTGCCGAAGGGTAAAGACTTTGTTGACGTGGTTCAAGATGTCCAGTATTTAACAGGTCTGAGAAAAGATCCGCCTAAATTCGATCGCTACACGTATAAAGAAAAATTTGACTACTGGGCCGTCTTCTGGGGTATGGCGATTATGGGCGGATCAGGATTAATGATGTGGTTTCCGGAGATATTTACCCAGTACATACCCAGGTGGGTAATAGATTCAGCTAGGTATGCACATACAGACGAAGCAATTCTGGCCATCAGCGCTATATTTATATGGCACTTTTTCAACTCTCACTTTAGCCCCAGGTTCTTTCCGATGAACCATGTTTGGTACAAAGGGACCATGTCTAGAGAAGAAATGGAAGAAGACCACCCGTTGGAATTAGAAAGACTTGAATCAGGGAAATAG
- the sstT gene encoding serine/threonine transporter SstT, translating into MKNLINKWNQLSLVKQIIIGLIIGIILATTIPELAKPITIFGTLFVGALKGIAPILVFFLVMSAISQHKTGHKTNMKSIIILYLLGTFIAAFVAVILSFMFPVTLTLTTGAQDIKPPGGVVEVLKSLLLNVVDNPIKALYNANYIGILAWALVLGYALKKASDSTKTMMANFSEALTEMVRWVIKFAPLGIMGLVFDSIATSGLKVLLGYAQLLALLLGCMVIIALVVNPIIVYLNIRQNPYPLVLKCLKESGITAFFTRSSAANIPVNMSLCENLGLDRDTYSVSIPLGATINMAGAAITITVMTLAAVNTLNIQVDMATALILSVLAAISACGASGVAGGSLLLIPLAASLFGISNEIAMQIVGVGFIVGVLQDSFETALNSSSDVIFTATSEFAKMRKEGKEIMIK; encoded by the coding sequence ATGAAAAATCTAATCAACAAATGGAATCAATTGAGTCTGGTAAAACAAATAATCATTGGTCTGATCATCGGCATAATCTTAGCTACAACAATTCCGGAACTGGCAAAACCAATCACAATTTTCGGCACATTATTTGTTGGAGCGTTAAAAGGGATAGCACCGATATTGGTTTTCTTCCTAGTCATGTCAGCCATCTCTCAACATAAGACTGGACATAAAACTAATATGAAATCAATTATCATCCTATATCTTCTAGGGACTTTCATAGCTGCGTTTGTTGCGGTTATTCTGAGCTTTATGTTCCCAGTAACCTTAACTCTCACAACAGGAGCTCAAGATATCAAACCCCCCGGAGGGGTCGTGGAGGTTCTGAAATCATTACTCTTAAATGTTGTCGATAACCCGATAAAAGCATTGTACAATGCCAATTATATTGGAATATTAGCTTGGGCTTTAGTTCTTGGCTATGCCTTAAAAAAAGCCTCGGATTCGACCAAAACGATGATGGCCAATTTTTCCGAGGCCTTAACTGAAATGGTAAGATGGGTCATTAAATTCGCCCCCTTAGGTATCATGGGGCTTGTGTTTGATTCCATTGCCACCAGTGGCCTAAAGGTCTTACTCGGCTATGCCCAATTATTGGCCCTGCTCCTGGGCTGCATGGTGATTATCGCCCTTGTCGTTAATCCAATTATTGTTTATCTAAATATCCGCCAAAACCCATATCCCTTAGTACTGAAGTGTTTAAAGGAAAGTGGCATTACAGCATTCTTTACACGCAGCTCAGCAGCAAATATTCCGGTTAATATGAGCTTGTGCGAAAATCTAGGTTTAGATAGAGATACTTATTCGGTGTCGATTCCCTTGGGTGCCACAATTAATATGGCTGGTGCAGCAATAACCATTACTGTTATGACCCTTGCAGCAGTTAACACCCTGAACATCCAAGTTGATATGGCTACGGCATTAATTCTTAGTGTATTAGCAGCGATTAGCGCTTGTGGCGCATCCGGAGTCGCCGGTGGTTCTCTTTTGCTGATTCCTCTGGCCGCCAGTCTATTCGGAATCTCAAATGAGATTGCAATGCAGATTGTAGGGGTAGGTTTTATCGTAGGTGTTTTGCAGGACTCTTTTGAAACGGCACTTAATTCGTCTTCAGACGTGATCTTCACAGCAACATCAGAATTTGCCAAAATGCGTAAAGAAGGAAAAGAAATCATGATTAAGTAA
- a CDS encoding SGNH/GDSL hydrolase family protein — MRKLTIYLISGTMLLSLLNFGDPVTVQAAERRLTETVAKVDTVTGIQKIETGTVNAVILGDSIAVSQGATNPLRTGWTRELKRALAEKYSHRISWDNKASSGTLVDYCLTRATEIESDTDVVFICVGRNDRNEYTPYQFSKKYELLIRVIKRKAPKADIFCIVEPPMVSDDESLFLGIRAAIKKVSAKAGVHLLDVWSTFPTDQEDLDGLLSDGLHPNDKGYKLMSNYMYNRLVWVIKTAK; from the coding sequence ATGAGAAAGTTAACTATCTATTTAATATCGGGAACAATGCTGCTCTCTTTGCTGAATTTTGGTGATCCGGTAACAGTACAGGCGGCAGAGAGAAGGTTGACTGAGACAGTTGCTAAGGTTGATACCGTGACAGGTATTCAAAAGATAGAAACTGGTACAGTTAATGCTGTGATTTTAGGAGACTCAATCGCCGTTAGTCAGGGGGCCACGAATCCCTTAAGAACCGGGTGGACTAGAGAGCTGAAAAGAGCTTTAGCCGAGAAGTATTCCCATAGAATATCCTGGGACAACAAAGCTTCCTCAGGAACTCTTGTAGACTATTGTTTAACAAGAGCAACTGAGATAGAAAGTGATACAGATGTTGTCTTCATTTGTGTGGGAAGAAACGATAGGAATGAATACACGCCCTATCAGTTTAGTAAAAAGTATGAACTGTTAATTCGGGTGATTAAACGTAAAGCCCCCAAAGCGGATATTTTTTGCATTGTAGAGCCTCCCATGGTTTCTGATGACGAATCTTTGTTTTTGGGTATTAGAGCGGCCATCAAAAAGGTATCAGCTAAGGCTGGAGTACATTTATTAGACGTTTGGAGTACATTTCCTACAGATCAAGAGGATTTAGATGGGTTGTTGTCAGATGGGCTTCATCCCAACGACAAAGGGTATAAGCTAATGTCAAACTACATGTATAACCGATTGGTTTGGGTGATAAAAACAGCTAAGTAA
- a CDS encoding DNA cytosine methyltransferase, with protein MYPVISLFSGAMGLDLGLEQAGLDIKIAQDIDQWCARTMAANNRQFVHGDIRQLVANDPNCRFLLDPSGLKTGEAFAVVGGPPCQPFSTAGKRLGTNDPRGSLFMEFIHVISVVRPRFFVMENVKGLLSAAINQRPLGERRDCPIEPDEIAGSVFEVIKQEFNKLGYKLVYGILDAAHYGVPQFRERLIILGSRDNENIFLPIPTHFQTHQNSSYRWRTLRDAIEDLEADPGLFATFSPERLSYLRDIPMGGNWRNLPPEVVRTAMGGAFKSGGGNAGFYRRLDYDQPSPTLVTSPVQKATMLCHPTQDRALSVKEYARIQQFPDNWRIEGRLTDCYRQIGNAVPTGLGIAIGQMLIAVANNKAVIITRRTRGTSVHEQL; from the coding sequence ATGTATCCCGTTATCTCTTTGTTTAGTGGCGCAATGGGTTTAGATTTAGGTTTAGAGCAAGCGGGATTGGATATTAAAATAGCGCAGGATATCGACCAATGGTGTGCGCGTACCATGGCCGCAAACAATCGTCAGTTTGTACATGGGGATATTCGTCAATTGGTGGCAAATGACCCCAACTGTAGGTTCTTGCTTGATCCATCCGGACTTAAAACCGGCGAAGCTTTTGCTGTAGTGGGCGGCCCTCCCTGTCAACCATTTAGTACAGCAGGTAAACGTTTGGGCACAAATGATCCACGCGGTAGTTTATTTATGGAATTCATTCACGTGATAAGTGTTGTGCGACCTCGCTTTTTTGTCATGGAAAATGTGAAAGGTTTGTTGTCAGCAGCCATAAATCAGCGACCACTTGGTGAGCGTAGAGATTGCCCCATAGAACCCGATGAAATTGCCGGTTCAGTATTCGAGGTCATAAAACAAGAGTTTAATAAATTAGGATATAAACTCGTTTATGGTATTCTGGATGCAGCTCACTACGGGGTTCCCCAATTTAGAGAAAGACTTATAATCTTAGGTTCCCGTGACAATGAAAACATATTTTTACCTATACCCACCCATTTTCAGACCCATCAAAATTCCTCTTATCGCTGGAGAACTCTGCGCGATGCCATTGAAGATTTAGAGGCTGATCCGGGGTTATTTGCGACATTTTCCCCAGAACGACTGTCTTATTTGAGAGATATCCCCATGGGCGGCAATTGGAGGAACTTACCCCCTGAAGTGGTTCGCACTGCAATGGGTGGTGCATTCAAGAGCGGAGGTGGAAATGCAGGCTTTTATCGCCGTTTAGATTATGACCAACCCTCACCTACTCTAGTGACAAGTCCTGTTCAAAAGGCTACAATGCTTTGCCATCCTACCCAAGACAGAGCACTATCTGTAAAAGAATATGCTCGTATTCAACAGTTCCCTGACAATTGGAGAATAGAAGGCAGACTTACTGATTGTTACCGACAAATAGGCAACGCGGTTCCTACTGGGTTAGGTATAGCAATTGGGCAAATGCTAATTGCTGTTGCTAACAATAAGGCAGTAATAATAACACGGCGAACTCGTGGCACCTCTGTCCATGAACAATTATAA
- the greA gene encoding transcription elongation factor GreA → MAEKEVILTLEGLKKLEEELELTKTVKRREVASRIKQAIDFGDISENSEYDDAKNDQAFIEGRIITLEKMLRNARIIDELEGTDTVAVGAKVRLKDLEFGDEEEYFIVGSAEADPGTNKISNESPVGKAVLGQTKGSVVEVNVPAGVIRYQILDIK, encoded by the coding sequence ATGGCTGAAAAAGAAGTTATTTTAACATTAGAAGGCCTCAAGAAGTTAGAGGAAGAGTTAGAGCTAACTAAAACCGTAAAGAGGCGGGAAGTTGCCTCGCGCATTAAGCAGGCTATAGACTTTGGGGATATTAGTGAGAACTCCGAGTACGATGATGCGAAAAATGACCAAGCCTTTATTGAAGGGCGGATTATTACTCTTGAGAAAATGCTTAGGAATGCGCGGATTATTGATGAACTAGAGGGAACTGACACTGTGGCCGTTGGGGCAAAAGTCCGTCTTAAAGACTTGGAATTTGGAGATGAGGAAGAGTATTTTATTGTCGGCTCAGCAGAGGCTGATCCTGGCACGAATAAAATATCCAATGAATCTCCGGTGGGAAAAGCAGTCTTGGGTCAAACTAAAGGGTCTGTTGTGGAGGTAAATGTTCCGGCAGGTGTCATACGCTATCAAATTCTAGATATTAAATAA
- a CDS encoding ATP-binding protein gives MKERTSELLNANKLLKSEISEREQMQTEKIEQLTKYLTLEAELSRSNQFIADIIKNMPDVFFAIDKNWQITYINRAGEITFAKSHAELAGKIITELAWVTDTVLNHFYEVLTEKKSVSFEFLSKELEDKWLEVRAYPMEGGLTCYLRDITSRKITEYELARLDRLYLVGQLASGLAHEIRNPLTVVRGYLQLLGSKSVFGDQKSTFELMISELDRANAIITEFLSLAQIKQADLKTINLNEILNNLYPLLSADAINQNKQIHLLLSEIPDLQLNCKEISQMVLNLVRNGLESMDEGRSITIRSFREDNMAALEIIDQGCGIPQENLNKLGTPFFTTKNYGTGLGLATSYRIAESHNAKIRVLSNSTGTSFCILFPIPEQGQDASKSVAGLHSFSA, from the coding sequence GTGAAGGAACGAACAAGTGAATTGTTGAATGCAAATAAATTACTTAAATCTGAGATTTCTGAACGGGAACAGATGCAAACGGAAAAAATAGAGCAACTTACCAAATACTTAACCTTAGAGGCGGAACTTTCTCGCAGTAACCAATTTATTGCGGATATTATAAAGAATATGCCAGATGTTTTTTTTGCTATCGATAAGAACTGGCAAATAACCTATATCAATCGTGCTGGAGAAATTACTTTCGCCAAATCTCACGCTGAGTTAGCAGGGAAAATAATAACTGAATTAGCCTGGGTAACTGACACCGTCCTAAATCACTTCTACGAGGTACTGACTGAAAAGAAGTCGGTCTCCTTTGAATTCTTGTCTAAGGAGTTAGAGGATAAATGGCTGGAAGTTAGGGCGTACCCAATGGAAGGCGGCCTGACTTGTTATCTTAGAGATATTACAAGCCGAAAAATAACAGAATACGAATTAGCAAGACTTGATCGACTTTACCTTGTGGGGCAATTAGCCTCAGGACTTGCTCATGAAATTCGCAATCCACTTACAGTAGTACGTGGATATCTACAACTATTGGGCTCGAAATCAGTGTTTGGAGACCAAAAGTCAACCTTCGAGCTAATGATTTCCGAATTGGATCGGGCTAATGCCATCATCACCGAATTTCTTTCCCTCGCTCAGATCAAACAAGCAGACCTGAAAACCATAAATCTAAATGAAATCCTCAATAATTTATATCCGCTTTTAAGCGCCGATGCTATTAATCAAAATAAACAAATTCATCTCCTTCTTAGTGAGATTCCCGACCTACAGCTAAATTGTAAAGAAATCTCTCAAATGGTTCTGAATTTAGTCCGCAATGGTCTGGAATCTATGGATGAAGGCCGCTCAATTACGATAAGAAGTTTTAGAGAAGATAATATGGCCGCCCTCGAGATTATTGACCAGGGATGTGGTATACCACAAGAAAACCTTAACAAGCTGGGAACCCCTTTCTTTACGACTAAAAACTACGGCACGGGGCTTGGGTTAGCGACATCTTATAGAATTGCTGAATCTCACAATGCTAAGATTCGTGTCCTTTCTAATTCTACTGGGACAAGTTTCTGCATCCTGTTTCCGATACCAGAACAAGGACAGGACGCCAGTAAATCTGTAGCTGGACTCCATTCATTTTCCGCTTGA
- a CDS encoding helix-turn-helix transcriptional regulator codes for MKNLKMKSARAILDMSQEELAEAVGVTRQTIGMIEAGKFNPSLQLCIAICKTLGKTLNDIFWEG; via the coding sequence TTGAAGAATCTTAAAATGAAATCAGCAAGAGCTATTTTAGATATGTCTCAAGAGGAACTGGCAGAAGCAGTGGGGGTAACAAGACAAACTATCGGTATGATTGAAGCTGGGAAGTTTAATCCATCATTACAATTGTGCATAGCTATCTGCAAAACCTTAGGTAAAACATTAAACGATATTTTTTGGGAGGGATAA
- a CDS encoding DUF6773 family protein: MNDERIEQAKNKIRSEIAMIVFIGVVFSFLVKTLILNMSLEECITEYVIMIFFPLYQFIRMHILKVSVYSKSKQPIRNLGITILVLVVISAVVIFNSIQESPVYDWQNSVVGISSFLALFIVIFSAANKYNRYKGHKYEQEFDDDK; the protein is encoded by the coding sequence ATGAACGATGAAAGAATTGAGCAAGCAAAAAATAAAATCAGAAGTGAAATAGCTATGATAGTATTTATAGGCGTAGTTTTTTCGTTTTTAGTAAAAACTTTGATACTGAATATGAGTTTGGAGGAATGTATTACTGAATATGTAATTATGATATTTTTCCCGCTCTATCAGTTTATAAGAATGCATATCCTGAAGGTAAGTGTTTACAGTAAGAGTAAGCAACCCATAAGGAATTTAGGTATAACAATTTTAGTATTAGTGGTCATATCAGCGGTGGTCATTTTCAATTCGATACAGGAGTCCCCAGTATATGACTGGCAAAATTCAGTAGTGGGTATAAGTTCTTTTTTAGCACTATTTATCGTGATCTTTAGTGCTGCCAATAAGTATAATCGCTACAAAGGTCATAAGTACGAACAAGAATTTGATGATGATAAATAA
- a CDS encoding DeoR/GlpR family DNA-binding transcription regulator, with product MFAEERQEVILRKLKSLGRVFAKELAQEFEVSIDTIRRDLTTMEQKGLIKRTHGGAVPLSKVRRFPIDDRIRFSEGTEHQNAVAKLATSFIEPGDTIFIGGASIHYVLLKYLPVDWNYTVITNSLVIADKLQHHRNIETYIVCGKVKSEEGIVDPLATEFMRSLRLDTAFLTGGGISAKHGLSSSTPEGAIFQRTVAEVSRQTVCLANFDKVGTEFFAKTIDLQDLDILITDWEAPDEEIEKIEGLGVKVLIAQEDLL from the coding sequence ATGTTTGCTGAGGAACGTCAAGAGGTAATCCTTAGAAAACTTAAGTCTCTCGGTAGGGTATTTGCCAAAGAGCTGGCGCAAGAATTTGAAGTTTCCATTGATACCATTCGCAGAGACCTGACGACCATGGAACAAAAGGGTCTTATAAAAAGAACCCACGGAGGGGCGGTACCTTTATCAAAGGTCAGAAGATTTCCCATCGATGATCGCATTAGGTTTAGTGAGGGAACTGAGCATCAAAATGCAGTGGCTAAGCTGGCTACTTCATTTATCGAGCCGGGGGATACTATTTTTATCGGCGGGGCCAGTATCCACTATGTTTTGTTGAAATATCTACCGGTTGATTGGAATTATACTGTAATCACGAATTCACTGGTTATTGCTGATAAACTTCAACATCACCGCAATATTGAAACCTATATCGTCTGCGGAAAAGTTAAAAGTGAAGAAGGAATCGTCGATCCTTTAGCCACTGAATTCATGAGAAGCTTACGCTTAGATACGGCTTTCTTAACCGGTGGAGGAATCTCGGCAAAACATGGTCTGAGCAGCTCAACTCCCGAAGGAGCAATTTTTCAAAGAACCGTAGCAGAAGTTTCACGTCAAACTGTATGCCTGGCTAATTTTGACAAAGTGGGAACGGAATTTTTTGCCAAAACCATTGATTTGCAGGATCTAGACATACTCATTACTGATTGGGAAGCACCCGATGAGGAAATTGAGAAAATTGAAGGGTTAGGGGTTAAGGTCTTAATCGCCCAGGAAGATTTACTTTAG
- a CDS encoding DegT/DnrJ/EryC1/StrS family aminotransferase has translation MYKKIPFSPPDITEEEISAVSEILRSGWITTGPNTALFEKELADYCGTQYAVALNSATAGMELILKVLGIGGDDEVITTPYTYAATANVLVHRGIMPTFVDVKKGSFLIDEEKIYSAITPKTKAIMTVDIAGVPVDYDAIRQILKTLGREDITLISDSAHSFGAAYKGQKVGGQMDFHVFSFHAVKNLTTAEGGAITYNDNSFKGKEDLYREFKYTSLHGQNKDALSKTQAGAWKYDILTDGFKCNMTDIMAAIGRVQLRRHEEMIRKRAEIHEVYSEILGAKEWAILPLDKNHEVATNYHLYTLRLKDFSEEQRDRVIRMLGERDIATNVHFMPLPMFTFYRNLGYRLEDYPNAHAQYANEITLPLYSKLTVDEAEYVAKELIECIEMI, from the coding sequence GTGTACAAAAAAATACCTTTTTCACCACCGGACATAACTGAAGAAGAAATTTCCGCCGTTTCAGAAATTCTAAGATCCGGCTGGATCACAACAGGGCCAAACACAGCATTGTTTGAAAAAGAATTAGCAGATTATTGCGGTACCCAGTATGCAGTTGCGTTAAACAGTGCTACAGCAGGCATGGAGCTGATTTTGAAAGTGTTAGGTATAGGTGGGGATGATGAAGTGATAACAACTCCTTACACCTATGCTGCGACCGCCAATGTACTTGTTCATCGTGGAATTATGCCCACCTTTGTCGATGTTAAGAAAGGGAGCTTTCTGATTGATGAAGAGAAGATTTATAGCGCGATTACACCAAAGACAAAGGCGATAATGACCGTTGACATTGCCGGAGTGCCGGTTGACTATGATGCTATAAGGCAGATCCTCAAAACACTAGGTCGCGAAGATATAACTTTGATTTCCGATTCCGCTCATTCCTTCGGGGCTGCGTATAAGGGACAGAAAGTGGGAGGGCAGATGGATTTCCATGTGTTTTCTTTTCATGCTGTAAAGAACTTAACCACAGCAGAAGGAGGAGCTATTACTTATAATGACAACAGTTTTAAGGGCAAAGAAGACTTATATCGAGAATTCAAATATACATCCTTACATGGCCAAAATAAGGATGCTTTGTCAAAAACCCAGGCCGGTGCTTGGAAATATGATATCTTGACCGATGGATTCAAATGCAATATGACGGATATTATGGCAGCAATTGGGCGGGTTCAACTACGAAGGCATGAAGAAATGATCAGAAAAAGAGCCGAAATCCATGAAGTATATAGCGAAATACTTGGCGCAAAAGAATGGGCGATTCTGCCTCTTGATAAAAATCATGAAGTAGCAACAAACTATCATTTATATACCCTGAGGCTGAAGGATTTTAGTGAGGAACAAAGAGATCGAGTAATAAGGATGTTAGGTGAGAGAGATATTGCCACAAATGTACACTTTATGCCGCTGCCGATGTTCACCTTCTATAGGAACCTGGGTTATAGACTGGAAGATTATCCGAATGCCCATGCCCAGTATGCCAATGAAATCACACTTCCCCTTTATTCGAAGCTGACGGTTGATGAAGCGGAATATGTAGCTAAGGAACTTATCGAGTGTATTGAAATGATTTAG